DNA sequence from the Alkalidesulfovibrio alkalitolerans DSM 16529 genome:
CTCGCGCATCAGGGCCACCCGGCCGGGATCGAAGTAGGCCTTCCAGGCGGCCAGGGTCTTGTCCAGCTCGCCGCGTCGGGCATGGGTCAGCCCCAGGTAAAGGCTGGCCAGGTTGTGGGGGCGCTTGCGTAAGACGGCCTTCAGTTCGGTCATGGCCTGGGTGTGTTTCTCCAGGCGATAGAAGCAAATGCCCACGCGAACCCGGGCCTCGTCGTTCAGCGGCGAGGTCGAAAGCGAGTCGCGATACGCCTCCAGCGCCTCACTCCATTTGCCCTGGGCAAAGACCTCGTCCGCCTTGGCCAGGCCCGAGTCCAGGCCCGTGGGCGCGGTCTCGGCGCGATCCCGGCCGCGGATGCGGTCCATGAATCCGAAGAGGAGTTCGCGGCGGCTGAAGGGTTCGGGTTTCTTGGCGGTCATGGGCGGCGCTCCGTGTTCAGCATGTTCATTGTTATAGTTGACAATCAACTTTGGTTCGCGAAATAGAAAGAAGGCGCTTCAGGCCCCCCAACAATACGTCCGGATCGAATCATGAGCAACGGCAAGAATTTCGATGAAATCGTCAGGAACTTCGTGCTCCAGGAGCGCGGGCATTTCGTGGCCGTGTCCCAGGACGGCGCGTTTCTGAAAATATTCCGCAGCGCGGTGCAGAAGATCCTGGCCTTGCCGCCTGACTCCCTGGAGAGCTTCGCCGAAAAGGCTCCGGCCCAGCGGCACATCGGCCAAGTATACAAGGATGGCAGAAAGCC
Encoded proteins:
- a CDS encoding tetratricopeptide repeat protein, giving the protein MTAKKPEPFSRRELLFGFMDRIRGRDRAETAPTGLDSGLAKADEVFAQGKWSEALEAYRDSLSTSPLNDEARVRVGICFYRLEKHTQAMTELKAVLRKRPHNLASLYLGLTHARRGELDKTLAAWKAYFDPGRVALMREVNLQCACIEEGHEVDSGEVARAVENALEADRKSVADTA